From the genome of Impatiens glandulifera chromosome 9, dImpGla2.1, whole genome shotgun sequence, one region includes:
- the LOC124915860 gene encoding agamous-like MADS-box protein AGL62, which produces MAKMKNESNLKVTFCKRKSGLFKKFSELITLCGAEVLLLVFSPTNRVFSYGHPSVEEIVGRLFGSSSPMGLSCETQQMIEYYRSSNIRELNSNVMQVEELMEVEEQHAKQINHDKKVGQDQRWWERSNKEMNYQQLEHLKMSLLNLNAIVTQKMLEFSNP; this is translated from the coding sequence ATGGCCAAAATGAAGAACGAGAGTAATCTTAAGGTGACATTCTGCAAAAGGAAAAGTGGGCTTTTCAAGAAATTCAGCGAGCTTATCACACTATGTGGGGCTGAAGTTTTACTTCTAGTATTTTCACCAACAAACAGAGTGTTCTCCTACGGTCACCCCAGTGTAGAAGAAATAGTTGGGCGATTATTTGGTTCATCCTCTCCGATGGGGCTTTCCTGTGAAACTCAACAAATGATTGAATATTATAGGTCATCAAACATTAGGGAACTAAATTCTAATGTGATGCAGGTTGAGGAATTGATGGAGGTTGAGGAGCAGCATGCGAAGCAGATAAATCACGACAAGAAAGTTGGGCAGGATCAAAGATGGTGGGAGAGATCGAATAAAGAGATGAATTATCAACAACTTGAACATCTCAAGATGTCTCTATTGAATTTAAATGCAATTGTGACACAAAAGATGTTGGAGTTTTCTAACCCGTAA